From Penicillium psychrofluorescens genome assembly, chromosome: 1, one genomic window encodes:
- a CDS encoding uncharacterized protein (ID:PFLUO_001697-T1.cds;~source:funannotate) — protein sequence MAARHEPSSLWWPEERIKSTLDAKYVTSILPAVNHPRLLDLPPWAEGLTSDTYLDWILLKAARLFLILSDIGVPERIFTLVDESLDDDNLPIAGDQVHLLRLSSDGGGSTLNAKFLRAQWRFLVRGIAEGEHVTYTEQESVPVEVMRGGNSAGMQGRDAEVDNIVLAGSVCRELLRSEVQLGVEPHFFKPEEVLQEIRSLQRLAHEHITSVYASYSVDRTICTLFTGATAERTLHSFLTDEPQSFKKLPKERRREILITWPHCLGSALAWLHAHGQPHGAIYPSNILVDPMFQISLGQFQALDSLLEPPRAHELESYNYSPPERWVRATARVQPPSTTPARTVLPSGSRTARRKRSTKSTLASLNESPPSSPDLPRPDSAASKGTAIHVGLPVSSSRSSFAPSTSSSSSSTYSGMNATTEGLRQHRSPSLMQRPQPRLSIASMTPSNSSSSPSSSSSSSSIMSSFAPARHSTNPVLSTWTSQQTSPLPSDVFSLAAITLDILTHLCKKSLSSFASHRSARNRSAGRGGGNADASFHLSRNAVQIQSWISLLEGDAKKRCRRKRASDDVFWAVPGMLSVVRSMLQSEPEMRPSARQVRKYFAADISRIPAADGANGVSVHCVSVAGSVAQKKRKVENSHPDKGNDIEKHNTAHVNGISALPSPMSGFDFGFSDDLCGSDANLSDDPASSSSFVKQDRLLVG from the coding sequence ATGGCTGCACGGCATGAACCAAGTTCTCTATGGTGGCCCGAGGAGAGAATCAAATCGACCTTGGATGCCAAATACGTGACCAGTATCCTCCCTGCAGTAAACCACCCGAGACTGTTGGATCTCCCGCCCTGGGCAGAGGGCCTGACCAGCGATACATATTTGGATTGGATTCTCCTCAAGGCAGCACGTCTCTTTTTGATTCTCAGCGATATCGGGGTTCCGGAACGGATCTTCACGCTGGTTGACGAGTCTCTCGATGATGACAATCTGCCTATTGCAGGAGATCAAGttcatctcctccgtctctcGTCCGACGGAGGAGGTTCTACGCTGAATGCCAAATTTCTGCGGGCTCAATGGCGATTCCTAGTCCGCGGTAttgccgagggcgagcatGTAACATACACGGAGCAAGAAAGCGTCCCTGTGGAGGTGATGCGTGGTGGAAACAGTGCCGGGATGCAAGGCCGTGATGCTGAAGTCGACAATATTGTGCTGGCCGGCTCAGTATGTCGTGAACTTCTCCGGTCAGAAGTCCAGCTCGGTGTCGAACCGCACTTCTTCAAGCCAGAGGAGGTGCTGCAGGAAATTCGATCATTGCAGCGGCTGGCGCATGAGCATATCACTTCCGTATATGCTTCATATTCCGTCGACCGCACAATCTGCACGCTCTTCACTGGCGCAACGGCAGAGCGCACGCTGCACAGTTTCTTGACCGACGAGCCACAATCCTTCAAAAAACTACCGAAAGAGCGCCGCCGAGAGATCCTGATTACCTGGCCGCACTGCTTGGGATCAGCATTGGCCTGGCTGCACGCTCATGGCCAACCTCATGGTGCCATCTACCCTTCAAATATCCTGGTCGACCCTATGTTCCAGATCAGCCTCGGTCAATTCCAGGCCCTCGACTCACTTCTCGAACCACCTCGCGCCCACGAGCTGGAGTCATACAACTACTCTCCTCCAGAGCGCTGGGTGCGAGCTACCGCCCGGGTCCAGCCGCCGTCTACCACCCCAGCTCGCACGGTGCTCCCATCTGGAAGCCGAACAGCGCGACGGAAGCGGTCGACGAAATCTACCTTGGCATCGCTGAACGAAagccctccatcttcgccggaCCTCCCACGGCCGgactccgccgcctccaagGGAACTGCTATCCACGTAGGGTTGCCTGTCTCATCATCGCGGTCCTCCTTTGCACCCTCCacgtcttcctcctcgtcttcaacATACTCAGGCATGAACGCTACCACCGAGGGACTACGACAGCACCGCAGCCCCAGTCTGATGCAGAGGCCCCAACCCCGTCTATCAATTGCGTCCATGACTCCATCAaactcctcctcctcgccctcttcttcatcttcatcttcatccataATGTCCTCTTTCGCTCCCGCAAGACATTCCACCAACCCCGTCCTCAGCACCTGGACGTCCCAGCAAACATCCCCCCTCCCATCGGACGTCTTCTCCCTCGCGGCCATAAccctcgacatcctcacCCATCTCTGTAAAAAATCTCTCTCATCATTCGCCTCCCACCGCAGCGCCCGCAACCGGTCCGCCGGCCGGGGCGGGGGCAACGCCGACGCGTCCTTCCATCTATCGCGCAATGCCGTGCAGATCCAGTCGTGGATTTCGTTGCTGGAAGGCGATGCCAAAAAGCGTTGCCGTCGCAAACGAGCCAGCGACGATGTCTTCTGGGCGGTGCCTGGCATGCTCTCCGTTGTTCGGTCGATGCTGCAATCCGAGCCGGAGATGCGGCCGAGCGCGAGACAAGTGCGGAAGTATTTCGCGGCTGATATCAGCCGGATCCCTGCTGCGGATGGGGCAAATGGTGTCTCTGTGCATTGTGTGTCAGTGGCTGGGTCTGTggcgcagaagaagagaaaggtggAAAACAGCCATCCGGACAAAGGGAACGATATTGAGAAACACAATACTGCCCACGTCAATGGTATATCGGCTCTCCCTTCCCCCATGTCAGGATTTGATTTTGGGTTCTCGGATGATTTGTGTGGCAGCGATGCAAATCTCAGTGACGACCCGGCTAGCTCTTCGTCGTTTGTGAAACAGGACCGGCTTCTAGTTGGATAA
- a CDS encoding uncharacterized protein (ID:PFLUO_001698-T1.cds;~source:funannotate) — MKAATSIAFFSLLAAAQATGAYWGSEKCYSSPGRSPNQCNEWQKTGFDWTGLSTGSFGQYGGFDFSGFTCSSSFSGVSYGKRSGMRQGKCIEGTAYKSDSSSAPSFSCSGEEGGFSITNFHMSTSKKTDVQIIYGMPDGSQCRNTASCSSEGSIITNDQCGGATSVHFKLPDDSNDESCGFGIYSIGFDCTPGTTTTVPSVPTTTIVPYIPTTTILPSIPTTPVVPPEYTGSTTISTPLKLTTSTVYITSEITITKCASTVTNCPADSTSVVTSTIAVSTTICPVTQTTSTPASPTGVSPASTPAGSSVVSPTPSSPGGGSSVLSVPTTTPAPYGAGTISTPSAPGEPTVTVITYETTTVCPVTATITSGSSTFTTTSSTISTITITETSTVCTRCEGSTTTSVPSVPATTPAPSGVSATSTPGEPIVTVITYETTTVCPVTATITSGSSTFTTTSSTISTITITETSTVCTRCEGSTTTSVSAGTGSIPTPSGVGATSTSTSTTTSATSTSTTTSISTTTSATSTSTSTTTSVSTPSVPADTTTTVVTYETTTTCPVTATITSGTNTITTTSSTVSTVTLTSTSTYCPKCVSTTGTSPTSVPSAPCPSTVPQCINTWLSLLPKCTSNSDAKCFCPNKEFTKKVISCIDAWGASKAEVESAMSYFTGICAEWIPQNPAIVTAIPSTITVGPTGVSAASGSGISSVAVITSAPVTTITYSSFTVTVPQVKFTTSSAEGNSPTVGLIPAETPNGSSPVNTGLPASVPASSTMVVSSRPSTVATPSPTSVYSLASTVSFSSSLLLASLAALFGLML; from the exons ATGAAGGCTGCAACCTCCATCGCgttcttttctcttctggccGCTGCCCAGGCCACCGGTGCT TACTGGGGCTCTGAGAAGTGCTACAGTAGCCCAGGCAGGTCGCCCAACCAGTGTAATGAGTGGCAAAAGACCGGTTTCGACTGGACCGGCCTCTCTACTGGATCATTCGGACAATACGGCGGCTTTGACTTTTCCGGCTTTActtgcagcagcagcttcagtGGTGTATCGTACGGAAAGCGTAGCGGTATGAGGCAG GGCAAATGCATCGAAGGAACGGCGTACAAGAGCGACAGCTCGTCGGCTCCCTCATTTTCGTGCAGTGGTGAGGAGGGTGGCTTCTCCATTACCAACTTTCACATGTCCACTTCGAAGAAAACCGACGTACAGATCATCTACGGCATGCCTGACGGCTCGCAGTGTCGTAACACTGCTTCCTGCTCGTCCGAAGGTAGCATCATCACCAATGACCAGTGCGGTGGAGCCACCTCCGTCCACTTCAAGCTGCCTGACGACAGTAATGATGAAAGCTGCGGTTTCGGCATCTACAGCATCGGCTTTGACTGCACCCCCGGCACTACTACCACTGTTCCATCTGTccctaccaccaccatcgTTCCATATATccctaccaccaccatcctTCCATCTATCCCCACTACCCCCGTTGTTCCCCCCGAGTACACTGGGTCCACGACCATTAGCACTCCTTTGAAGTTGACTACCTCGACCGTGTACATCACTAGTGAGATTACAATCACCAAATGTGCTTCAACCGTCACCAACTGCCCGGCTGATTCCACTAGTGTGGTGACCTCAACCATTGCCGTCTCTACTACCATCTGCCCGGTGACTCAGACCACCTCGACCCCTGCTAGCCCGACTGGAGTGTCTCCTGCCAGTACACCTGCTGGTTCGTCTGTTGTGTCTCCTACCCCATCCTCGCCTGGCGGTGGCTCCTCTGTCCTGTCTGTCCCTACAACGACCCCTGCTCCTTATGGAGCTGGCACTATTTCTACACCCTCTGCTCCTGGAGAGCCCACCGTTACCGTCATTACTTATGAGACCACTACTGTCTGCCCTGTGACCGCCACGATAACTTCTGGCTCAAGCACATTCACCACGACGTCTAGTACTATTTCTACTATCACGATCACCGAAACGTCCACTGTCTGCACCAGGTGTGAGGGAAGCACGACTACTTCTGTCCCGTCTGTCCCTGCCACGACCCCTGCTCCTTCTGGCGTTAGCGCTACTTCCACCCCTGGAGAGCCCATAGTTACCGTCATTACCTATGAGACAACCACTGTCTGTCCCGTCACTGCCACAATAACCTCTGGCTCGAGCACATTCACCACGACCTCTAGTACTATTTCTACTATCACGATCACCGAGACTTCGACTGTCTGCACTAGGTGTGAAGGAAGCACGACTACTTCTGTCTCTGCCGGTACTGGAAGCATCCCTACTCCCTCGGGAGTCGGTGccacttccacttccacctccaccaccacatctgccacttccacttccacTACCACATCCatttccaccaccacatctgccacttccacttccacttccacTACCACTTCCGTTTCCACTCCCTCTGTCCCTGCAGATACCACAACAACTGTGGTGACCTACGAGACCACAACTACGTGCCCTGTCACCGCCACTATCACCTCGGGCACCAATACTATCACCACGACTTCGAGCACGGTGTCTACCGTTACTCtgacctcgacctcgacatATTGCCCGAAATGCGTTAGCACGACTGGCACTTCGCCGACCTCGGTCCCCTCGGCTCCTTGCCCTAGCACCGTGCCGCAGTGCATCAACACATGGCTGTCGCTCCTGCCTAAGTGCACGTCTAACAGCGATGCTAAGTGCTTCTGCCCGAACAAGGAGTTCACCAAGAAGGTCATTTCCTGCATTGACGCATGGGGCGCCTCCAAGGCGGAGGTTGAGTCGGCCATGTCCTACTTCACTGGGATCTGTGCCGAATGGATCCCGCAGAACCCGGCCATTGTGACTGCTATCCCCTCGACTATCACTGTCGGTCCGACTGGCGTCTCTGCGGCCTCTGGCTCAGGTATCTCCTCTGTTGCCGTGATTACTTCTGCCCCTGTTACCACCATCACCTACTCGAGCTTTACCGTCACAGTCCCGCAGGTCAAGTTCACTACTTCCAGTGCGGAGGGCAATAGCCCGACCGTCGGCCTGATCCCCGCCGAGACGCCCAACGGCAGCTCGCCTGTCAACACTGGACTCCCTGCGTCGGTGCCAGCTTCCTCGACCATGGTCGTCAGTAGTCGGCCCTCGACCGTCGCAACGCCCAGTCCTACTTCAGTTTACAGTTTGGCGTCGACGGTCTCATTCTCCTCGAGTCTTCTGCTCGCGTCTCTTGCCGCCCTGTTCGGCCTGATGCTGTAA
- a CDS encoding uncharacterized protein (ID:PFLUO_001699-T1.cds;~source:funannotate) → MTTFRPRIAITLGDPAGVGPELAAKLLANPQNRARADLLVLADRCEVEAAASVANVTIPISEVAGPESVKVLDDGTAPTISIGRGKVSKEAGERTFHQLKRAVAMVNRDEADAIVFTPLNKTSLHMAGMHEEDELRWFAKHLNHDGTTSEVNIIPGLWTARVTSHVAIKDVSSRISKSTVFDAVELLNNLLTDFGINNPRLGVCALNPHNGENGLFGREEIDSIRPGVEMAQSRGLNVKGPYPSDTIFLGRSNYDGIITMYHDQGQIALKVIGFDGGVTVQGGLPVVIATPAHGTAFDIAGKNIASVKSSQNALDVAIAVASKKAERRYTAAKMQSSHATNSVSTHY, encoded by the exons ATGACAACTTTCCGTCCACGCATCGCTATCACGCTCGGCGATCCAGCAGGTGTCGGACCTGAACTCGCTGCCAAGCTACTCGCAAACCCCCAGAACAGAGCAAGAGCCGACCTGCTTGTGCTTGCTGACAGATGTGAAGTCGAGGCAGCTGCTTCGGTTGCCAACGTGACAATCCCCATCTCCGAAGTCGCGGGACCAGAGAGTGTCAAAGTACTTGACGATGGTACCGCGCCCACTATTTCGATTGGGCGAGGCAAAGTGTCAAAGGAAGCCGGCGAGCGGACATTCCATCAACTGAAACGCGCCGTTGCGATGGTCAATCGggatgaagcagatgctATTGTCTTCACGCCGTTGAACAAGACATCGCTGCATATGGCTGGCAtgcacgaagaagacgagtTACGGTGGTTTGCTAAGCATCTCAATCATGATGGTACCACTAGTGAAGTGAATATTATTCCAGGGTTGTGGACTGCTCGGGTTACGAGCCATGTGGCCATCAAGGACGTCTCGTCGAGAATCTCGAAGTCCACTGTCTTTGATGCGGTTGAGCTTCTCAATAATTTGCT GACGGACTTTGGCATCAACAACCCCCGTCTTGGGGTTTGTGCGCTCAACCCACACAACGGCGAGAACGGGCTATTTGGCCGCGAGGAAATTGATTCAATTAGGCCTGGCGTTGAAATGGCTCAGTCAAGAGGACTGAACGTAAAAGGGCCTTACCCTTCTgacaccatcttcctcggtcgATCAAATTATGATGGTATCATCACCATGTACCACGATCAAGGACAGATTGCGCTCAAGGTCATTGGCTTTGATGGTGGAGTGACTGTTCAAGGAGGCTTGCCGGTGGTGATAGCCACGCCTGCCCATGGCACGGCATTTGACATCGCGGGCAAGAACATTGCGAGCGTGAAGAGCAGTCAAAACGCATTAGATGTTGCAATTGCGGTTGcgagcaagaaggccgaaAGAAGATATACAGCGGCAAAGATGCAGAGCTCGCATGCTACTAATAGTGTTTCCACACACTATTAG